The window CGGTGCCGCGTCTTCCACGATGAAGCGCACCTCAGGCGTTGCGAGCTTCAGATTGATCGGCACGCCGGTCCCACCGGCTTTCACTATGCCCAGAAAGCACACGATGAATTCGATGCAGTTGGGCAAGAAGATGCCGATGCGGTCGCCCGGTTCAACGCCGTTGGCCTGGAGAGCCGCGGCGACACGGGTGCTGGCTTCGTCGAGCTGCGAGAAGGTCAGTGTCGTGTTACCGCAGATCAGCGCAGGCTTGCTCCCGTATCGCCTGGCACCGGCTGCCAAGTAGGACGCGAATTTCATGCCTTGGTCGCCTCACCAGCCACCGGCGTGAACGCAGGGTACGGCGCACCTTCGTCGAGTTCGTCCCAGGTCAAGCGCAGTTCCATTCCGATCTTTAGCTGCTCGGGGTCGCAGTGGACGAGGTTGCAGAGAATGCGTACACCCTCGGCCAGCTCGACGTAGGCACAGACGTATGGGACTCGGCCCTCGTGACCGGGCCAAGCCGACCGGGTAACAGTCCAGGAGTAGAGGGTGGCGTCGCCGGAGACCTGCACCCAGCTGAGGTCACGCTTGCCGGTGTAGATGCTCAGGGGTCGCGGAGGCCATTGCAGCCTGTTGGTCTGGTTGCACCGTTGAAGCATCAGCTTGCCCTCCTTCGTGCCGTCCCAGAATGGTTGGGTGTCGGTGTAGCTGTTCGCCTCGGGTACTGTTCGCTTTGCGTTGTTCATGATCGCCCCTCCTCTACTGTTCGAGAACCAGCACACCGGAGCTGGCCCAGTTGCGTCCGATCGGGATCGTTCCGATGCCCGTTACCAGCGCGTTGTGAACGCTCTTGACCTGACGGTCCCCGCCTTCGCAGAACATCTGACGCACGGCCTCGGTCAAGTTGACACCGCCTCCCGCCAAGCCGGGCTGTCCGGCCGAGATCTGCCCCCCGCCGGTGTTCAGCGGAATGTCCCCTTCGAAGGTGAAATCGTGCTCAAGGATGAAGCGTGAGCCTTCGCCTGTGCTGCAGAAGCCGATCTGCTCAAGCTGAAGCAGGATGGCGATGAGGAAGTCGTCATAGGGATGGAACATGGCGACGTCGGTCGGCTTCATGCCGGCTTTGGCCAGGGCTTTGGGGCCAATGACGGAAAAGCCACTTTCCGTGATCTCGGCCTCCGGATCGAACGCCTTGTAATTCGTGAGTTCTGCATAGGCAGTCGGCACGACAAACTTGTCGAGGCCCTTTTGACGGGCCTTCTGCCGGGTCGTCACCAGAACACCATTGGCACCATCGCACACCATCACGCTGTCGAGCATGCGCAGCGGGTCAGAAACCGTCTTTGACTTCAGGTAGTCCTCGATCGTTAGCGGCTTGCGAAGCTTCTCGCACGCGTTGGGATTGAGCAGACCGTGGCTGCGCTGAGTCACCGCGAGCTTGGCAAGTGCTCGATCATCGAGGTCGTGCAGGTGGCGGTAGCGCTGGGTCAACAAGCCAAAGGCGCCGACCGGGCCGCGCAGGCCGGTCGGGTATTGGAATTCCAGTCGCTGACCACCCTGCTCGGACTGGTTCCTGCTCGATTGCGCATCCGTGGAAAGCACAAGAACCGTGGTGCAGAAACCTGCCTCGATGGCCGCAACAGCGCGGGCGACGCCGCCCACGGCTGACACGCCCCCCAGGCCCAGGCATTCGAGCCAGGTCGGCGAAAGTCCCAACATGTCGGCCATGTAAGCCGGCCAAAACGGGTTGGCCGTATCACTCATGGTTTCGGCAACGGCAAGGCCATCGATCTCAGAGAGCTCGAACCCCGTCATTTGCAGGATGACGGAAAGCACTTCTGCACCCATGTCATAGGCACTGCGGCCGCCGCCCATGGTTATCTTGGTTTCGCCATAGGCGGCGATGCCGATGTTCTTGTCCTTGTTCACAGTATGTTTCCTCGGTGTTGGCGATATGCGGCTCAGCGCCCTCTGAAATCCGGCTGGCGCTTCTCCTTGAATGCCAGCAATCCTTCCGCTCGGTCTTCTGAGAACGACAGCGCGAAAGACATGTCACCTTCTTGATGCAGCGCCTGGCGAAGCGTCATGTCGACGCCTTGGTCGATCAGAGCCTTGGCGTACATGATGGGCAGGGGCGCATTCTTGACAATGTCGGCCATGAACGAGCGCGCGCTGGCCAGCGCGGCCCCTTCTTCGGTCGACGTCGCGATGCCGAATGCTTCTGCGTCGACTCCGGAAATGCGCTGTCCGGACCAGATCAACTTTTTGGCGGCCGCGCGGCCAATGGCGCGCGTCAGGGTCTGGGTGCCACCGCCCCCGGGCAACATGCCGAGCTTGACCTCCGGCAGGGCGAACTGTGCAGCTCTGGAGGCAAAGATCAAATCGCACATCAACGCTATTTCGAATCCGCCACCCAAGGCGTATCCCTCCACTGCGGCAAGGCAGGGCTTGGTGAATTCGGGGAGCGTCGCAAACAGGCGACTGATCTGCCGCGATGTCCGGCGCTCGCGCCAGCGCTCGAATGGCCCGCCCTCGGGCGGGGCGAACGCAGACGTGTCGACACCTGCACAGAAGTGATTCCCGCAGCCGCGGATGATCACGCCGCGCACGGACGTGTCCTTTTCGGCCTCCGCCAGCACATGCAAGATCTCGGAGGCCGTTTTCTCTCGTATCGCGTTACGCCGGTCAGGGCGGTTCAGCCCGATCTCCACCCAGTCACCCGCTCCTCGCTCGACTATCACGTCTTCGTACATCGCTGCCTTCACTGAATCAAATCGCACATATGTGCTAGATTATTAGCACACTTCAGCTATTTGACAAGTGATTCAGTCCGACGTGTCCAGTGCTTGAGAGCGTCAGTGCGGGAAGAAGGAGGGACTGCGCGCTTCAGGAGCTGGACGCCAAGATGACCAAGCAGCGTCGGATCTGTTCCCTGCCGGGATGGTGCGGGTTTGGTGACCGTCCCGATGCTGACGAATCCAGCCAGCTCCTCGCTGCCGAGCACCGAGCTAATGCAAGATGCTGTCGACGCATCGGTCGCCACTAAGAGCGATCGCGCCGAAACCTACGAGGTGCGCAGTGTTGAGGAGATTGCCAGGCGCCGCTCCCGCGGCCAGCCACTGTTCGCCCAGCGGAATGCTGCTGCCTCCCACGGAGTGACACAAGGAAGGAACGGGGTGATGACGGATAGAGCGTGGCAGCGCTTGGAGTCCTGCAAGTGCGCGTCCATTGTTATCCCCCTGCCCTCGTGGCCGCGGGTTCGTTACGCTTGCGTATATGCCGTCTTCACGGTCGTGTAGAACTCACTCGCATAGCGCCCCTGCTCGCGCGGTCCGTAGCTCGACCCTTTGCGGCCGCCAAAAGGTACATGGTAGTCCACCCCCGCCGTCGGCAAGTTCACCATCACCATGCCGGCCTGCGAGTTGCGTTTGAAGTGGGTGGCGTGCTTCAGTGAGGTAGTGGCAATGCCAGCCGAGAGGCCGAACTCGGTGTCGTTCGCCATGGCCAAAGCTTCCTCATAGCTTCTGACTTTGACGACACTCGCAACAGGACCGAAGATCTCCTCCCGATTGATACGCATGGACGCAGTGGTGTCCGCGAAGAGCGTAGGCTGCAAGTAGAAGCCAGGCTTTCCATGCGAGCTCGTGGCAATCGTCTCGCCACCCGCCACCAATCGTGCTCCTTCCGCCTTGCCGATGTTGATGTAGGCTTGATCTTGGGATAGCTGCCGCTCGTCTACGACGGGTCCGATGTCAGTTCCCGACGTTCGAGCATCGTCGACTTTGAGGCCGCTCATGCGGTCGGCCATCGCCGAAACGAATCGGTCGTGGATACGCTCCGTAACGATGAAGCGAGAGGACGCTGTACACCGTTGGCCAGTCGAGAAGAAGGCGCTGTTTATCGCGGCGCCCACCGCGACATCAAGATCGGCATCATCCAGGACCACCATGGGATTCTTGCCGCCCATCTCCAGCTGAAACTTTGCCATGCGTTCGACACAGGCGCGCGCGACGCGGCGGCCTGTGTCCACGGAGCCCGTGAAACTGATCGCGTTGACTCGCTCGTCTTCAAGAAGTACCTGGCCCACCTCGGAGCCGCGCCCCATCACGAGGTTCAACACCCCCGGCGGCAGCCCCGCCCTCTGCAGGATGTCGGCGAGTGCCCATGCACTGCCTGGAACGAGTTCTGCGGGCTTCAGGACAACCGCATTACCGAAAGCTAGCGCCGGCGCCAGCTTCCACGCGGGGATCGCGATAGGAAAATTCCAAGGAGTGATCAAGCCAACTACGCCGACGGGCTCGCGCGTCACCTCGACGTTGACTCCGAGCCGGACCGAAGGAACCAAGTCACCGGAGGTACGCAGCGTCTCCCCGGCGAAGAACTTGAAGATGTGCGCGGCCCGTGTAACTTCACCGATGGCTTCCGGCAAAGTCTTGCCCTCCTCCCGAGCGAGCAGATCTCCAAGTTCAAGCTTCCTGGCCAGAATTTCGGTGCCAGCCATGTCCAGGATGTCAAATCGCTGCTGGGGCGTCGATTGCGCCCAGGATTTCTGAGCCACCGATGCGGCTTCGATCGCCTGTCGCGCCTGCGACGCGTCTGCTTGAGCGAACTCGCCAACGAGATCACCCGTATCGGACGGGTTGATATTGCGGGAGGTGCGAGTTCCGTGCACCCACTCACCGCCAATAAGATTCTTGTACATGGGGTCGATGGGGTCGATGGGGTCTGGCCTCAGCGCACAGCCACGATTGCCTCAATCTCGACCGGGATTCCGTTCGGCAAAGAGTTGGCGCCAGCAGCCGTTCGAGCATGAGTGCCCTTGTCGCCAAAGACCTCGAGAAAGAGGTCGGAGCAGCCGTTCACGATCTTGAAATGGTCAACGTAGTCAGCGGTTGCGTTCACAAGGCCAAAGACTTTGATGATGCTCTCGACCCGATCGAGATCTCCATCAAGAGCCTCGCTCATCGCCGACAGCAGCAGCAGACCGACCTGCCGGGCGTGCTTGTATGCCGTGTCCAGATCCCATGTCTGCACCGACCTTTCCCTTCGCGCGCACACCATCGGGGTAGCCGATCTGGCTTGAACGGGCAGACGGGCCAGCGCCGCGGCAAAAGGGCCAGGGCTGGCGGTGACAGCCAGCGTCGGCTGGTAAACCCTACCAAGCTCCTCCGGGTGAGGATGTATGTGAATGAGTACCTGCCTCGGTACCGGAATGTCGATGAGCGTGTATCCACTGGTCGTCATCTCACCGAGTCTGGCGCCGACCACCAACAGCAGATCCGATGCTCGAACTCGTGCCGCCAAGTTCCCGTCAATGCCTATCCCGACGTGCCCGACGTAGTTCGGAAGCCGATTGTCAAAGCGATCCTGTCGGCGAAAGGCCGCCGCCACAGGGAGACAGGCTCGCTGCGCAAAGTTCTGGATGTTCGCTACCGCGTCTACATCCCATGCACCGCCGCCGAGGATCATCAGTGGTCGCTCCGCTCGTTCCAGCGCAACTTTCAACGCGGCCATCGCGTCAGCTCCTGGGGCGGTGGAAACGACCCGGTAGGGCATCGCGTCTTGGGCGCTTACCACGTCCTCCAGCATGTCTTCCGGGAGAGCGAGCACGACAGGCCCGGGTCGGCCGCTCGTCGCCGTGTGGAACGCGCGACTGACCATCTCCGGAATGCGGCTTGCGTCGTCAATCTGCGCAACCCACTTCGCCAGCTGCCCGAAGGCCCGTCGATAGTCAAGCTCTTGAAAGGCTTCTCGCTCGGCCATTGGCCGGGCGATCTGGCCGATGAACATTATCAAGGGCGTCGCATCTTGCATGGCAACGTGCAGTCCTGCGCTTGCGTTGGTGGCGCCTGGACCTCGCGTCACCATGCAGATCCCGGGGCGGTTCTGCAGCTTGCCAAAAGCGTCGGCCATCATTGCCGCACCACCTTCGTGGCGACATGTAATCACCTTGATATCCGAGGCGTCATGCAGGGCATCGAGCACGGAGAGATAGCTCTCCCCGGGGACGCAGAAGACATGATCCACGGAGTGAATCTTCAACTGGTCGACGAGGACTTGGGCACCGGTGCGAGTAGGGTTCATTGCATTGACTGGGCTTGATATCTAGTGCGCTCACCGCAGCGGCTGAGCGTTGGAGGGTATGAGTGGCCATAGATGCCGCCCCGAAGAAATTCTAGGAACGCGCCTGTCAAGTAGATATAGACTTGTCGGAATGGGCCGCATCACTGATCTAAATAATGCGAGGGCGAATGGAACTTAAGGACCTCGATCTGAACCTGCTCGTCGTGTTCAACGAGCTCATGATCGAGCGCCGTGTGTCGATAGTCGCGGAGAAGATGGGTGTCAGCCAACCGGCGATCAGCAACATACTGAACCGCCTGCGGAAGCTGCTGGGTGATGAGCTCTTTGTGCGCACTTCCAAAGGGATGGACCCCACCCCCTATGCGCTGCAGCTCGCAGAGCCGATTGCCTATTCGCTACAGACGATCCGCTCAACGTTGAACGAGTCCGCAAGGTTCGAACCTGCTGCGAGCGATCGACAGTTTGCAATCGGTCTCAGCGATATCGGCGAGGTCAACTTTTTACCCCGCTTGGTTGAAAAGCTTGCTGAAGTCGCCCCGCGGGTATCCGTAAGCACAGTGCGGACCCAGCGTGAGGACATATCCGTCGCCATGGAGAACGGGCATGTGGATATGTCGATCGGAACTCTCTCAGGCTTGCAGCAACAGTTCTTTCAACGAACTCTTTTCAAGCAGACCTATGTGTGTGTGTTCCGAAAGGGCCATCCTCTAGACTCGGGTAGCCTATCGCTCGAAGATTTTTGTGCAGCGGAGCACCTGGTGGTCGTTCCGCCCGGATCTGCCCACGCTCAAGTGAACGAATCGATTGAGCGGAGAGGGATCAAGCGCAATATTCGGCTGACGGTGCCTCACTGGACCGCGGTTGGCCACATCCTCGGAAGCGGCAACAGCAATCTGATTGCGACCGTTCCGACAAGCTACGCGGTCCGATGTGCACAACCTTTTGGCCTGTCATATGCACCTCACCCGATCAAGCTCCCGGAAGTGTCAGTGAGCCTGTTCTGGCACCCTCGGTTCCACCGCGAACCTGGCAACAAGTGGCTGCGAAACGTGATCTTCTCCCTCTTCGCCATGTCAAATGCCACGGCATTGGCCGAGGACAGCGCCTAGTTGCTCGAGCGGCGCGGCGAGAACCAGCGCCAAAAGGCCAGAAGGCTCCAGAACGAACGGTGGCTTGGCTCGGCGGCGGAAACTCTCGGCTGGACGTCCACTACCGCATCCGACGCCCCGTCTGTTTGCGGCGGCGCAGCGACACGCTCTTTGAATCGCGTGAAGAACTCGCCCGCCATACGGCTCGCTACACCATCGATCAGGCGCGAACCCACCTGCGCAATTTTGCCCCCGACTTGCGCATTCGCGACATAGTCAAGCTGCGTCACGTCGCCCACTGGCAGAAGCTTCACTTGAGCCTGACCCTTTCCAAAGCCTGCGACGCCGCCGGAGCCCTCGAAAATGATCGTGTAAGACGAAGGCGCCACGACATCAGCGAGCTTCAGCTTTCCGTTGAATCGGGCTCGGACGGGCCCTACAGCTGCCAACATGACCATGCGGTAGCCTTCGGGTGTTTCCTCTATCGACTCACAGCCCGGGATGGATGCCTTTAACACTTCGGGGTCATTCAGTGCCGCCCACACCAGATCCTGTGCGAGCGGGATGATCTGTTGTCCTCTAAGTTCCATATGGGTCCCGGGGTTGGGCCGCGCCTCCCGTTGAGAGACCTCGGCAGTAGTCAGAAAGGCGGACGCCCACCAAGGGCGCCCGTAGATTTGTGAAGTTCAAACGCCAAACGCGGCCTGGATTCCGCCGGCGCGTCTACGCTCCAGCGCGCGCTCCTAACGCGCTCAGCCAATCATCTCAGGCTCCAGTTCATGCTGAGGCACCGTCTTATCTTGGACCATCTCCCAGACTCGCGCGGGCGTGAGGGGCAGGACATTTGGCTGCACACCCATCGAAGACAACGCCGCGGCCACCGC is drawn from Variovorax sp. PBS-H4 and contains these coding sequences:
- a CDS encoding Zn-ribbon domain-containing OB-fold protein produces the protein MNNAKRTVPEANSYTDTQPFWDGTKEGKLMLQRCNQTNRLQWPPRPLSIYTGKRDLSWVQVSGDATLYSWTVTRSAWPGHEGRVPYVCAYVELAEGVRILCNLVHCDPEQLKIGMELRLTWDELDEGAPYPAFTPVAGEATKA
- a CDS encoding thiolase family protein; translated protein: MNKDKNIGIAAYGETKITMGGGRSAYDMGAEVLSVILQMTGFELSEIDGLAVAETMSDTANPFWPAYMADMLGLSPTWLECLGLGGVSAVGGVARAVAAIEAGFCTTVLVLSTDAQSSRNQSEQGGQRLEFQYPTGLRGPVGAFGLLTQRYRHLHDLDDRALAKLAVTQRSHGLLNPNACEKLRKPLTIEDYLKSKTVSDPLRMLDSVMVCDGANGVLVTTRQKARQKGLDKFVVPTAYAELTNYKAFDPEAEITESGFSVIGPKALAKAGMKPTDVAMFHPYDDFLIAILLQLEQIGFCSTGEGSRFILEHDFTFEGDIPLNTGGGQISAGQPGLAGGGVNLTEAVRQMFCEGGDRQVKSVHNALVTGIGTIPIGRNWASSGVLVLEQ
- a CDS encoding enoyl-CoA hydratase/isomerase family protein; amino-acid sequence: MYEDVIVERGAGDWVEIGLNRPDRRNAIREKTASEILHVLAEAEKDTSVRGVIIRGCGNHFCAGVDTSAFAPPEGGPFERWRERRTSRQISRLFATLPEFTKPCLAAVEGYALGGGFEIALMCDLIFASRAAQFALPEVKLGMLPGGGGTQTLTRAIGRAAAKKLIWSGQRISGVDAEAFGIATSTEEGAALASARSFMADIVKNAPLPIMYAKALIDQGVDMTLRQALHQEGDMSFALSFSEDRAEGLLAFKEKRQPDFRGR
- a CDS encoding aldehyde dehydrogenase family protein; the protein is MYKNLIGGEWVHGTRTSRNINPSDTGDLVGEFAQADASQARQAIEAASVAQKSWAQSTPQQRFDILDMAGTEILARKLELGDLLAREEGKTLPEAIGEVTRAAHIFKFFAGETLRTSGDLVPSVRLGVNVEVTREPVGVVGLITPWNFPIAIPAWKLAPALAFGNAVVLKPAELVPGSAWALADILQRAGLPPGVLNLVMGRGSEVGQVLLEDERVNAISFTGSVDTGRRVARACVERMAKFQLEMGGKNPMVVLDDADLDVAVGAAINSAFFSTGQRCTASSRFIVTERIHDRFVSAMADRMSGLKVDDARTSGTDIGPVVDERQLSQDQAYINIGKAEGARLVAGGETIATSSHGKPGFYLQPTLFADTTASMRINREEIFGPVASVVKVRSYEEALAMANDTEFGLSAGIATTSLKHATHFKRNSQAGMVMVNLPTAGVDYHVPFGGRKGSSYGPREQGRYASEFYTTVKTAYTQA
- a CDS encoding thiamine pyrophosphate-binding protein, whose amino-acid sequence is MDHVFCVPGESYLSVLDALHDASDIKVITCRHEGGAAMMADAFGKLQNRPGICMVTRGPGATNASAGLHVAMQDATPLIMFIGQIARPMAEREAFQELDYRRAFGQLAKWVAQIDDASRIPEMVSRAFHTATSGRPGPVVLALPEDMLEDVVSAQDAMPYRVVSTAPGADAMAALKVALERAERPLMILGGGAWDVDAVANIQNFAQRACLPVAAAFRRQDRFDNRLPNYVGHVGIGIDGNLAARVRASDLLLVVGARLGEMTTSGYTLIDIPVPRQVLIHIHPHPEELGRVYQPTLAVTASPGPFAAALARLPVQARSATPMVCARRERSVQTWDLDTAYKHARQVGLLLLSAMSEALDGDLDRVESIIKVFGLVNATADYVDHFKIVNGCSDLFLEVFGDKGTHARTAAGANSLPNGIPVEIEAIVAVR
- a CDS encoding LysR substrate-binding domain-containing protein; the protein is MELKDLDLNLLVVFNELMIERRVSIVAEKMGVSQPAISNILNRLRKLLGDELFVRTSKGMDPTPYALQLAEPIAYSLQTIRSTLNESARFEPAASDRQFAIGLSDIGEVNFLPRLVEKLAEVAPRVSVSTVRTQREDISVAMENGHVDMSIGTLSGLQQQFFQRTLFKQTYVCVFRKGHPLDSGSLSLEDFCAAEHLVVVPPGSAHAQVNESIERRGIKRNIRLTVPHWTAVGHILGSGNSNLIATVPTSYAVRCAQPFGLSYAPHPIKLPEVSVSLFWHPRFHREPGNKWLRNVIFSLFAMSNATALAEDSA
- a CDS encoding CoxG family protein, which codes for MELRGQQIIPLAQDLVWAALNDPEVLKASIPGCESIEETPEGYRMVMLAAVGPVRARFNGKLKLADVVAPSSYTIIFEGSGGVAGFGKGQAQVKLLPVGDVTQLDYVANAQVGGKIAQVGSRLIDGVASRMAGEFFTRFKERVAAPPQTDGASDAVVDVQPRVSAAEPSHRSFWSLLAFWRWFSPRRSSN